In Oceanobacillus sp. FSL K6-2867, one DNA window encodes the following:
- a CDS encoding efflux RND transporter permease subunit, giving the protein MKGIVNFVLKNKLAVWLLTIIITASGIYSGTRMKTEMIPDINIPYLMVMDVFPGATPEQVMDEVSIPIEKAINGLEDIKAVYSNSSSNIANIQVEYDYGIDMDEKKRELQSALDNVKLPDDAQEPIISSISMNMMPVVALSVSSSSEDIVELTSTVNDILLPKIEKLDGVASATITGQHIEEVELTYDQELMAELDITEDTVEEMIQASDMAVSLGLYEFEEGEQAVAVDGKFMTEDELKGMLIPVTPTEANPAPFVELGDIATIETVGKVESVSRTNGENAIAIQIVKGQQDNTVDVVNEVKDLVEEEVKANEGLIIDVSLDQGQPIQDSVNTMIEKALFGGLIAVLIILLFLRDFKSTIISIISIPVSIFMALLLLNWMDITLNIMTLGAVTVAIGRVIDDSIVVVENIYRRIHLKEEKLSGRALVREATIEMFKPILSSTIVTVAVFAPLIFVGGMVGELFMPFALTMTFALLASLIVAITIVPALSHFLFKKKLYGEKAESQHKEQGKLARGYKKVLDWTLNHKVIMSILSIVLLVGSLLLTPLIGFSFLGSEEEKVMYLTYTPEAGELMDDTLENITEVEDELLTHEDIDIVQLSVNDSDTADPNAAMMGGGAGGALMYLIFDPDMEDFPQARDEILEYVTNIDQSGEWKSQDFSSMGMATNEVSYTFYSEDLDNLNEAVHMVEEEVSKIDGIDDVSSSAEDAYIEHVLKVDQQDLLQYGLTTGQIVMMLNTSSTKDVITTVEKDGETLDVIVQQEQTFDPQSIEEMLEIPVPLQMEPGTTIPLSELVTVEEGTTMNTLSRSNNEYYATVTGTIVEDDISKATADVDAAIEVLDLPKGVSMGVDGVAADMEETFTQLGVAMLAAIAIVYFVLVVTFGEGLAPFAILFSLPFAIIGSFVGLLIAGETISVSVMMGLLMLIGIVVTNAIVLVDRIIHMERDGMGLREAILEAGATRLRPILMTALATMGALLPLAFGNGGGGLISKGLGITVIGGLASSTLLTLLVVPLVYELLSKLFKKNRKKIEEN; this is encoded by the coding sequence GTGAAAGGTATTGTAAATTTTGTCCTGAAAAATAAACTGGCAGTATGGCTGCTGACTATTATTATTACTGCATCAGGTATTTATTCAGGGACGCGAATGAAAACGGAGATGATTCCGGATATTAATATTCCATACCTCATGGTGATGGATGTATTTCCAGGTGCAACTCCAGAACAGGTTATGGATGAAGTTTCCATACCAATTGAAAAAGCAATTAACGGGCTTGAAGACATTAAGGCCGTTTATTCCAATTCATCATCTAATATCGCAAATATTCAAGTCGAATATGATTACGGTATTGATATGGATGAGAAAAAACGTGAACTGCAATCAGCACTGGATAATGTCAAATTGCCAGATGATGCACAGGAACCAATTATCTCATCAATCAGCATGAACATGATGCCGGTTGTAGCATTAAGTGTCAGTAGTTCTTCAGAAGATATTGTAGAACTGACATCAACCGTTAACGATATTTTACTACCCAAAATCGAAAAACTTGATGGTGTTGCATCTGCGACCATCACAGGGCAACACATTGAAGAGGTTGAACTGACATATGATCAGGAATTGATGGCAGAGCTTGATATCACTGAAGATACGGTTGAGGAAATGATACAAGCTAGTGATATGGCCGTTTCTTTAGGACTTTATGAATTTGAAGAAGGTGAGCAGGCTGTAGCAGTAGATGGAAAGTTCATGACAGAAGATGAGCTTAAAGGTATGCTTATCCCTGTGACACCAACAGAAGCAAATCCTGCTCCATTTGTAGAACTAGGAGACATTGCAACAATCGAGACTGTTGGTAAAGTAGAGTCTGTATCCCGTACAAATGGCGAGAATGCAATAGCAATCCAAATTGTCAAAGGACAACAGGATAATACGGTCGACGTAGTAAATGAAGTAAAGGACTTAGTTGAAGAAGAAGTAAAAGCTAATGAAGGATTAATTATTGATGTATCTCTTGACCAAGGTCAGCCAATTCAGGATTCCGTCAATACGATGATTGAAAAAGCGTTGTTCGGCGGTTTAATTGCTGTTCTGATTATATTACTTTTCTTACGTGACTTTAAATCAACGATTATTTCCATTATTTCGATTCCAGTATCCATCTTTATGGCATTGCTTCTGTTAAACTGGATGGATATTACTTTAAATATTATGACGCTAGGTGCGGTTACCGTGGCAATTGGCCGGGTAATTGATGACTCCATCGTTGTAGTAGAAAATATTTATCGGAGGATCCACCTAAAAGAAGAAAAGCTTTCTGGAAGAGCTCTGGTCCGCGAGGCAACAATAGAAATGTTTAAACCAATTCTATCTTCAACTATCGTTACAGTTGCTGTATTTGCTCCACTCATTTTTGTTGGCGGTATGGTTGGTGAATTGTTTATGCCTTTCGCATTAACAATGACATTTGCGCTTCTTGCTTCCTTAATCGTTGCGATTACAATTGTACCTGCACTTTCACATTTCTTATTCAAGAAAAAATTATATGGTGAAAAAGCAGAAAGCCAGCATAAGGAGCAAGGGAAGCTTGCAAGAGGCTATAAAAAGGTTCTCGACTGGACACTAAATCATAAAGTGATTATGTCCATCCTATCAATTGTATTATTAGTCGGTAGCTTGCTGTTAACGCCTTTAATCGGCTTCAGTTTCTTAGGCAGCGAAGAAGAAAAAGTAATGTACCTAACGTATACTCCTGAAGCTGGCGAATTAATGGATGATACACTTGAAAACATTACAGAGGTTGAAGACGAATTATTAACACATGAAGATATCGATATTGTTCAGCTTTCTGTAAATGATTCAGACACTGCAGATCCAAATGCAGCTATGATGGGCGGCGGAGCTGGCGGCGCATTAATGTACTTAATCTTCGACCCAGATATGGAAGACTTTCCACAAGCACGGGATGAGATCTTAGAATATGTCACAAATATCGACCAATCAGGTGAATGGAAAAGCCAGGACTTCTCTTCAATGGGAATGGCTACGAATGAAGTAAGCTATACATTCTATAGCGAGGATTTAGATAATTTAAACGAAGCTGTTCACATGGTAGAAGAAGAAGTTAGTAAAATTGATGGAATTGACGATGTTTCATCAAGTGCAGAGGATGCGTATATTGAACATGTATTGAAAGTAGATCAGCAAGATCTGCTCCAATATGGTTTAACAACTGGTCAAATTGTTATGATGCTTAATACATCATCAACAAAGGATGTCATCACAACAGTAGAAAAAGACGGCGAGACACTTGATGTTATTGTACAGCAAGAGCAAACTTTTGACCCGCAATCCATCGAGGAAATGCTGGAAATTCCAGTACCATTGCAAATGGAGCCTGGAACAACAATTCCGCTTTCCGAGCTTGTAACGGTTGAAGAAGGAACAACGATGAATACACTATCACGCAGTAACAATGAGTACTACGCTACTGTTACTGGAACAATTGTAGAAGATGATATTTCAAAAGCAACAGCTGATGTTGATGCAGCAATTGAAGTGCTTGACTTACCAAAAGGCGTATCCATGGGCGTTGATGGTGTTGCAGCAGATATGGAAGAAACATTTACTCAGCTAGGTGTTGCAATGCTTGCTGCAATCGCAATCGTATACTTCGTCTTAGTTGTCACGTTCGGTGAAGGACTTGCACCATTTGCAATTCTGTTCTCCCTTCCATTTGCAATTATTGGTTCGTTCGTTGGACTGCTTATTGCCGGAGAAACCATTTCCGTTTCCGTTATGATGGGTCTCCTCATGTTAATTGGTATTGTAGTAACAAACGCAATTGTGCTAGTTGATCGAATCATCCACATGGAACGAGATGGTATGGGACTGCGTGAAGCAATTCTCGAAGCTGGGGCAACACGACTTCGCCCAATATTAATGACCGCTCTAGCAACAATGGGCGCATTACTTCCGTTAGCATTTGGTAATGGCGGTGGCGGTTTAATTTCGAAAGGTCTTGGTATTACGGTAATCGGTGGTCTAGCAAGCTCAACATTACTTACTTTACTTGTTGTACCGCTTGTTTACGAATTACTATCCAAGCTATTTAAGAAAAACCGTAAAAAAATTGAAGAAAACTAA
- a CDS encoding helix-turn-helix domain-containing protein, whose translation MQDKFKHLERFKNRLNKEFDSADQLADWIGEIFECPITIEDSNHHVVSYSKHKENIDEARIGTIMNRKVPDKVISELWKKGVMSKLIDCDNAVVIPKIKEIGLGNRVAISIRQKNEILGFIWAHTGEKKLSKEELELLQEVAEQVRKFFLKHSKRNKKSEESYNNLFWQLLTGQIKDKEKVIQQAKQLNVQLDGELAVIIIQFDDQITEQIEKYAYYLAETQLQVKSLFRLFDDNEFIILVRHYRKKDEAPNLIREFIKQFTEKISNQLALKNVRASAGSLHEDDIKQVNESYKEAINVLKLKEKYPKELSRIFLYDDLGVYQFIEELFAIRKMHHRQNKYIEKLRLYDKKHNTSLTDSLQAYLNCDCNVYQTAKELFIHPNTMNYRLKRIREVAMLDLKDPNQKTAVYLDFIMETMEEG comes from the coding sequence ATGCAGGATAAATTTAAGCATCTAGAACGTTTTAAAAACAGATTGAACAAAGAATTTGACTCAGCAGATCAGCTGGCTGACTGGATTGGCGAAATTTTCGAGTGCCCTATTACAATAGAAGACTCTAACCACCATGTAGTATCCTACAGCAAGCATAAAGAAAACATTGACGAAGCGCGGATCGGTACAATTATGAATCGCAAAGTACCTGATAAAGTTATCAGCGAGCTCTGGAAAAAAGGTGTTATGTCTAAACTTATTGATTGTGATAATGCTGTCGTCATCCCGAAAATTAAAGAAATCGGGCTGGGAAATCGTGTAGCTATTTCTATACGGCAAAAAAATGAAATCCTAGGTTTTATTTGGGCACATACTGGAGAAAAAAAGTTAAGCAAGGAAGAACTCGAACTCCTTCAAGAAGTCGCTGAACAGGTTCGAAAATTCTTTTTAAAGCACTCAAAACGAAATAAAAAATCAGAAGAAAGTTATAATAACCTCTTTTGGCAATTGCTTACGGGGCAAATCAAGGACAAAGAGAAAGTAATCCAGCAGGCAAAACAGCTAAATGTTCAATTAGACGGGGAACTCGCAGTTATTATCATACAATTCGATGACCAAATAACGGAGCAAATCGAAAAGTATGCATATTATTTGGCAGAAACACAATTACAAGTTAAATCACTCTTTCGTCTATTTGATGACAATGAATTCATTATCCTCGTTCGACATTATCGGAAAAAAGATGAGGCTCCGAACCTGATACGGGAATTTATAAAGCAATTCACTGAAAAAATCAGCAACCAGCTTGCATTAAAAAATGTCCGCGCCTCAGCTGGATCCCTACATGAGGATGATATAAAGCAGGTAAATGAAAGTTATAAAGAAGCAATAAACGTATTAAAACTAAAAGAAAAATATCCAAAAGAACTATCTCGTATCTTTTTATATGATGATCTCGGGGTTTATCAATTTATAGAAGAATTGTTTGCAATTCGTAAAATGCATCACAGGCAAAATAAATACATTGAAAAATTACGTTTATACGATAAAAAACACAACACTTCTCTTACAGACTCTTTACAGGCTTATTTAAATTGTGATTGTAATGTTTATCAAACTGCAAAGGAACTATTTATTCACCCCAATACAATGAATTACCGACTAAAACGAATCCGTGAAGTCGCTATGCTGGATTTAAAGGATCCTAATCAAAAAACTGCAGTTTATCTCGATTTTATAATGGAAACCATGGAAGAAGGGTGA
- the ald gene encoding alanine dehydrogenase, translated as MIIGVLKEIKNNENRVAMTPAGVVNLVKAGQTVIIEKDAGLGSSFSNEEYIEAGAAIIESASDIWAKSEMIMKVKEPLPSEYQYFREGLILFTYLHLAAEPELTKALVDNKVTAIAYETITVNRTLPLLTPMSEVAGRMATQIGAQYLEKSKGGKGVLLSGIPGVNRGKVTIIGGGVVGTNAARIALGLGAEVTIIDLNPTRLRELDDIFGSSIQTLMSNPYNIAEAVKTSDLVIGSVLIPGAKAPKLVSEEMVKSMQAGSVIVDVAIDQGGNFETVDHPTTHDEPIYIKHDVLHYAVANIPGAVPRTATVGLTNVTVPYAAQIGAKGIARAILDNPAIGTGVNVMNGKVTYEAVARDLGYDYVSLENALNEPATL; from the coding sequence ATGATTATAGGGGTACTCAAAGAGATTAAAAATAACGAAAACCGCGTTGCAATGACACCTGCGGGGGTAGTGAATTTAGTAAAGGCAGGTCAAACAGTCATTATTGAAAAGGACGCTGGATTAGGAAGCAGCTTTTCAAATGAAGAGTATATTGAAGCTGGTGCTGCAATCATTGAAAGCGCTTCGGACATTTGGGCAAAATCCGAAATGATTATGAAAGTAAAAGAACCACTCCCATCTGAATATCAATATTTCCGTGAAGGATTGATTTTATTTACGTACCTTCACTTAGCAGCTGAGCCAGAATTGACTAAAGCGTTAGTTGACAATAAAGTAACCGCTATTGCATATGAAACAATTACGGTTAACCGTACATTGCCACTGCTTACTCCAATGAGTGAAGTTGCTGGCCGTATGGCAACACAAATCGGAGCACAGTACCTTGAGAAATCAAAAGGTGGTAAAGGAGTTCTTCTAAGTGGAATTCCAGGTGTGAACCGTGGAAAAGTTACAATCATTGGTGGTGGTGTCGTAGGAACAAATGCCGCTCGAATTGCACTCGGTCTTGGAGCTGAAGTAACAATAATAGACTTGAATCCAACCCGTCTTCGTGAACTTGATGATATTTTTGGTTCAAGCATACAAACTTTAATGTCTAACCCTTACAACATCGCAGAAGCAGTGAAGACATCTGACTTAGTAATTGGTTCTGTTTTAATTCCAGGAGCAAAGGCTCCAAAGCTTGTTAGTGAAGAAATGGTGAAATCCATGCAGGCAGGATCTGTAATTGTTGATGTTGCAATTGACCAGGGCGGGAACTTCGAAACCGTCGATCATCCGACAACACATGATGAGCCAATCTATATTAAGCATGATGTACTGCATTATGCAGTTGCAAACATCCCTGGTGCTGTCCCACGTACTGCAACAGTTGGCTTAACCAATGTAACCGTACCATATGCAGCACAAATTGGTGCTAAAGGCATTGCCAGAGCTATCCTGGATAACCCAGCAATTGGTACTGGTGTGAATGTCATGAATGGAAAAGTGACTTATGAAGCTGTCGCTCGGGACCTTGGATATGATTATGTGTCCTTGGAAAATGCATTAAATGAACCTGCAACATTATAA